A genomic region of Friedmanniella luteola contains the following coding sequences:
- a CDS encoding ABC transporter permease has product MLRHLLSRTGQAVLVLWAAYTVAFLVMYGLPGDPAALIAAGGDVANSSATPEQVAALRAQYGYDQPLAVQYLHHLGAALTGDLGTSPRTGPVGASIAAAVPATAQIAGLGLLFSVVVGGGLALTATYVSTRWLRQLLLSLPPLGVSVPSFWIGLLLLQAFSFGLGWFPAFGNEGPAALVLPAVTLAVLGSAMIAQVFARSLRGEAAEAYADTARAKGASRLRVHLRHTARNASLPTFTITGLLVGQFLAGTVVTETVFSRTGLGQLTATAVGTQDIPLALGVVVFGAAVVVAASLAVDLVYPLLDPRMRRVARAARNPDPVDGRTDPAQGGLVTGAAR; this is encoded by the coding sequence GTGCTCCGTCACCTGCTCAGCCGGACCGGGCAGGCCGTGCTCGTGCTGTGGGCGGCCTACACGGTCGCCTTCCTCGTGATGTACGGCCTGCCGGGCGACCCGGCCGCGCTGATCGCCGCCGGCGGGGACGTCGCCAACAGCTCCGCGACCCCGGAGCAGGTGGCGGCGCTGCGGGCGCAGTACGGCTACGACCAGCCGCTCGCCGTGCAGTACCTGCACCACCTGGGGGCGGCGCTCACCGGCGACCTGGGCACCTCGCCCCGCACCGGGCCCGTCGGCGCCTCCATCGCCGCGGCCGTCCCCGCGACCGCCCAGATCGCGGGCCTCGGCCTGCTCTTCTCGGTGGTCGTCGGCGGCGGGCTGGCCCTCACGGCCACCTACGTCTCCACCCGCTGGCTCCGTCAGCTGCTGCTGTCACTCCCGCCGCTGGGGGTCTCCGTGCCCAGCTTCTGGATCGGTCTGCTGCTGCTGCAGGCCTTCTCGTTCGGGCTCGGCTGGTTCCCCGCCTTCGGCAACGAGGGCCCCGCCGCCCTGGTGCTGCCGGCGGTCACCCTGGCCGTCCTGGGGAGCGCGATGATCGCCCAGGTGTTCGCGCGCAGCCTGCGCGGCGAGGCCGCCGAGGCCTACGCCGACACCGCGCGCGCCAAGGGCGCCTCCCGGCTGCGGGTGCACCTGCGCCACACCGCGCGGAACGCCTCGCTGCCGACGTTCACCATCACCGGTCTGCTGGTGGGGCAGTTCCTCGCCGGCACCGTGGTGACGGAGACGGTGTTCTCCCGCACCGGCCTGGGCCAGCTCACCGCGACCGCCGTCGGCACGCAGGACATCCCGCTGGCGCTGGGCGTCGTCGTGTTCGGGGCCGCGGTCGTCGTCGCGGCCAGCCTGGCCGTCGACCTCGTCTACCCCCTCCTCGACCCGCGGATGCGTCGGGTGGCCCGCGCGGCGCGCAACCCCGACCCGGTCGACGGGCGCACCGACCCGGCCCAGGGCGGGCTCGTGACGGGGGCGGCCCGATGA
- a CDS encoding ABC transporter substrate-binding protein — MSTSLRRPGALLLVPALAAALGLSACGGADSAAGTGDADTFTFALASDPGCLNPRVAGNNDAAYPSRQLVDSLTDQDPETGEIKPWLAEKFSVNKTATQFTFTLRDGVTFSDGTPLTAETVQQNFDEIITHGAAQAQSLQFLTGYAETVVVDDRTARVEFDQPNAQFLQATASHFLGLLAPSSLAADPVTRCDGNIVGTGPFVLDHYTKNTEVVETRRPGYAWGSSLWEHTGEAASARLVFKVIPEAGVRSGSLRSGQVDAIGGVPPQDESSLQTGGITLQIRPNPGQVFTLTPNVQRPALADVRVRQALSHAVDRSAVVAAALSPSYEAASSAVASTTPGWTDLGDELTYDPAESKRLLDAAGWTPGADGIREKGGQRLTLVTYWGTNFNPNQAALELIQQQAKQVGIEIDLNSVAIGELQAKLATGDFDLSWGNSTRPDPDILRNTYWRDGTAPYGIDDPALVKALKAQQTTTQQKARFADAATAQEVIVEKAYGVPVFELITVLGLRPGVTGVRFDSYSRLQLVAAAATES; from the coding sequence GTGAGCACGTCCCTCCGCCGTCCCGGCGCCCTGCTGCTGGTCCCCGCCCTCGCCGCCGCCCTCGGGCTGAGCGCCTGCGGCGGCGCCGACTCGGCCGCCGGCACTGGTGACGCCGACACCTTCACCTTCGCCCTCGCGTCCGACCCGGGCTGCCTCAACCCACGGGTCGCCGGCAACAACGACGCCGCCTACCCGTCCCGTCAGCTCGTCGACTCCCTCACCGACCAGGATCCCGAGACCGGGGAGATCAAGCCCTGGCTGGCCGAGAAGTTCTCCGTCAACAAGACGGCCACCCAGTTCACCTTCACGCTGCGCGACGGCGTCACCTTCAGCGACGGCACCCCGCTGACCGCGGAGACCGTCCAGCAGAACTTCGACGAGATCATCACCCACGGCGCCGCCCAGGCGCAGTCGCTGCAGTTCCTCACCGGCTACGCCGAGACCGTCGTCGTCGACGACCGCACCGCCCGCGTGGAGTTCGACCAGCCCAACGCCCAGTTCCTGCAGGCCACGGCCAGCCACTTCCTCGGCCTGCTCGCCCCGTCGTCCCTCGCGGCCGACCCGGTGACGCGCTGCGACGGCAACATCGTCGGCACCGGTCCGTTCGTGCTCGACCACTACACGAAGAACACCGAGGTGGTGGAGACCCGCCGACCCGGCTACGCCTGGGGGTCCTCGCTGTGGGAGCACACCGGTGAGGCCGCGTCCGCCCGGCTCGTCTTCAAGGTCATCCCCGAGGCGGGCGTCCGCTCCGGCTCGCTGCGCTCGGGTCAGGTCGACGCCATCGGTGGCGTGCCGCCGCAGGACGAGAGCTCGCTGCAGACCGGGGGCATCACCCTGCAGATCCGACCCAACCCCGGCCAGGTCTTCACCCTGACCCCCAACGTCCAGCGGCCGGCGCTGGCCGACGTCCGGGTCCGACAGGCGCTCAGCCACGCGGTCGACCGGTCCGCCGTCGTCGCGGCCGCGCTGAGCCCCAGCTACGAGGCCGCGTCCAGCGCGGTGGCCTCCACGACACCCGGGTGGACCGACCTCGGCGACGAGCTGACCTACGACCCGGCGGAGTCGAAGAGGCTGCTCGACGCGGCGGGCTGGACCCCGGGCGCGGACGGCATCCGGGAGAAGGGCGGCCAGCGGCTCACCCTCGTCACCTACTGGGGCACCAACTTCAACCCGAACCAGGCGGCGCTGGAGCTGATCCAGCAGCAGGCCAAGCAGGTCGGCATCGAGATCGACCTCAACTCCGTCGCCATCGGCGAGCTGCAGGCCAAGCTGGCGACGGGTGACTTCGACCTGTCGTGGGGCAACAGCACCCGGCCCGACCCCGACATCCTGCGCAACACCTACTGGCGTGACGGCACCGCGCCCTACGGCATCGACGACCCCGCGCTGGTCAAGGCCCTCAAGGCCCAGCAGACGACGACGCAGCAGAAGGCCCGGTTCGCCGACGCGGCCACCGCTCAGGAGGTGATCGTCGAGAAGGCCTACGGCGTGCCGGTCTTCGAGCTCATCACCGTGCTCGGGCTCCGGCCCGGCGTCACCGGCGTCCGGTTCGACTCCTACTCCCGGCTGCAGCTGGTCGCGGCCGCCGCCACGGAGAGCTGA
- a CDS encoding LLM class flavin-dependent oxidoreductase, whose product MKFLAITLITHLPDPVTGVQRSTTDAYRAVVDNAVLAEELGFDGYGVGERHERPFISSSPPVVLSHIAARTERIRLFTTVTILSLLDPVRAYEDYATLDHLSGGRLELIIGKGNGTAQRDLFAVTPEDQWARNAEGYELFRRLWREERVTWSGRFRPALVEAEVWPRPLQQPVRVWHGSATSRESVDLAARYGDPLFSANVTHAIEPYAALVDHYRERWVAHGHDPADAVVGAGTAGYLAAPTSQEAVSRYRPVFEAGLAGLTRAGLTPSFTTLEDHVERSSALVGSPAQIVEKVHRYHARLGHTVLHVHADGAGLTPAEHRTNLELFQSDIAPVLRRTIPDPPWPGTPTPTPDRRPAPVPVG is encoded by the coding sequence GTGAAGTTCCTGGCCATCACCCTGATCACCCACCTCCCCGACCCGGTCACCGGGGTCCAGAGGTCGACCACCGACGCCTACCGCGCCGTCGTCGACAACGCCGTCCTGGCGGAAGAGCTCGGCTTCGACGGCTACGGCGTGGGGGAGCGGCACGAGCGGCCGTTCATCTCCTCGTCCCCGCCGGTGGTGCTCAGCCACATCGCCGCGAGGACCGAGCGGATCCGGCTGTTCACCACCGTCACCATCCTGAGCCTGCTCGACCCCGTGCGGGCCTACGAGGACTACGCGACGCTCGACCACCTGTCCGGCGGTCGGCTGGAGCTGATCATCGGCAAGGGCAACGGCACGGCCCAGCGCGACCTGTTCGCCGTCACGCCCGAGGACCAGTGGGCGCGCAACGCCGAGGGGTACGAGCTCTTCCGGCGCCTGTGGCGGGAGGAGAGGGTGACCTGGTCGGGCCGGTTCCGACCCGCCCTCGTCGAGGCCGAGGTCTGGCCGCGGCCGCTGCAGCAGCCGGTCCGGGTCTGGCACGGCTCGGCGACCAGCCGGGAGTCGGTCGACCTCGCCGCCCGCTACGGCGACCCGCTGTTCTCGGCCAACGTCACCCACGCCATCGAGCCGTACGCGGCCCTGGTGGACCACTACCGGGAGCGCTGGGTGGCCCACGGGCACGACCCGGCGGACGCCGTCGTGGGAGCGGGCACGGCCGGCTACCTCGCCGCACCGACCTCGCAGGAGGCGGTCAGCCGCTACCGGCCGGTCTTCGAGGCCGGCCTCGCGGGCCTGACCCGCGCGGGCCTGACCCCGAGCTTCACCACCCTGGAGGACCACGTCGAGCGCAGCTCCGCCCTGGTCGGCAGCCCCGCGCAGATCGTCGAGAAGGTGCACCGCTACCACGCCCGGCTCGGGCACACGGTGCTGCACGTGCACGCCGACGGGGCCGGGCTGACCCCCGCCGAGCACCGCACGAACCTCGAGCTCTTCCAGTCCGACATCGCCCCGGTGCTGCGCCGGACCATCCCGGACCCGCCCTGGCCCGGCACGCCCACCCCGACGCCGGACCGGCGCCCCGCGCCGGTGCCGGTGGGCTGA
- a CDS encoding NtaA/DmoA family FMN-dependent monooxygenase (This protein belongs to a clade of FMN-dependent monooxygenases, within a broader family of flavin-dependent oxidoreductases, the luciferase-like monooxygenase (LMM) family, some of whose members use coenzyme F420 rather than FMN.), which yields MTRPRKQIHLAAHFPGVNNTTVWSDPAAGSHIEFSSFRKLAQTAERAKFDFFFLAEGLRLREQNGKIYDLDVVGRPDTFTVLAALAAVTDRLGLAGTINTTFNEPYEVARQFASLDHLSAGRAAWNVVTSWDAFTGENFRRGGYLPQDERYARAQHFLDAAFALFDSWRGDEVVADQGSGAFLSRPEVGGFSHVDQHFDISGAFSTPRSPQGRPVIFQAGDSEEGREFAAASADAIFTGHATWDAGRAFYADVKGRLARHGRRPDQLVVLPAATFVLGDTDAEAADLAHDVRRQQVSGQTAIKFAEQLWNVDLSDHDPDGPLPSFDPVVGENTIARGRASVRRFRDPVGTAHAWRERAEAEHLSLRELVIEVTGRQSFIGSAETVATRIDDFVQGDVSDGFILVPHLTPGGLDRFADTVVPLLQERGSFRTEYAGTTLRDHLGLALPEPGPSTGSGHGSLVDGQVAR from the coding sequence ATGACCCGCCCCCGCAAGCAGATCCACCTCGCCGCCCACTTCCCGGGCGTCAACAACACGACCGTGTGGAGCGACCCGGCCGCCGGCAGCCACATCGAGTTCAGCTCCTTCCGGAAGCTGGCGCAGACCGCCGAGCGGGCCAAGTTCGACTTCTTCTTCCTCGCCGAGGGGCTGCGGCTGCGGGAGCAGAACGGGAAGATCTACGACCTCGACGTCGTCGGCCGCCCGGACACGTTCACCGTCCTGGCCGCGCTGGCCGCCGTCACCGACCGGCTGGGCCTGGCCGGCACCATCAACACCACCTTCAACGAGCCCTACGAGGTGGCGCGGCAGTTCGCGAGCCTCGACCACCTGTCGGCCGGCCGCGCGGCCTGGAACGTCGTGACCTCGTGGGACGCCTTCACCGGCGAGAACTTCCGCCGCGGTGGCTACCTGCCGCAGGACGAGCGGTACGCCCGGGCGCAGCACTTCCTCGACGCCGCCTTCGCGCTCTTCGACTCCTGGCGCGGCGACGAGGTGGTGGCCGACCAGGGGTCGGGTGCGTTCCTCAGCCGGCCCGAGGTGGGTGGGTTCTCCCACGTCGACCAGCACTTCGACATCAGCGGGGCGTTCAGCACGCCCCGCAGCCCGCAGGGCCGTCCGGTGATCTTCCAGGCGGGGGACTCCGAGGAGGGCCGGGAGTTCGCGGCGGCGTCGGCCGACGCGATCTTCACCGGCCACGCCACCTGGGACGCCGGCCGCGCCTTCTACGCCGACGTCAAGGGCCGGCTCGCGCGGCACGGCCGACGGCCGGACCAGCTGGTCGTGCTGCCCGCGGCGACGTTCGTCCTGGGCGACACCGACGCCGAGGCCGCCGACCTCGCCCACGACGTCCGCCGCCAGCAGGTCAGCGGGCAGACCGCCATCAAGTTCGCCGAGCAGCTGTGGAACGTCGACCTCAGCGACCACGACCCCGACGGCCCCCTCCCGTCCTTCGACCCGGTGGTGGGGGAGAACACGATCGCCCGGGGCCGGGCCAGCGTCCGCCGGTTCCGCGACCCCGTCGGCACGGCCCACGCGTGGCGCGAGCGGGCCGAGGCCGAGCACCTGTCCCTGCGCGAGCTGGTCATCGAGGTGACCGGGCGCCAGTCCTTCATCGGCTCGGCGGAGACGGTGGCGACGAGGATCGACGACTTCGTCCAGGGCGACGTCAGCGACGGCTTCATCCTCGTCCCGCACCTCACGCCCGGCGGGCTCGACCGCTTCGCCGACACGGTCGTGCCCCTGCTGCAGGAGCGGGGATCCTTCCGCACCGAGTACGCGGGCACCACCCTGCGCGACCACCTCGGGCTCGCGCTCCCCGAGCCCGGTCCTTCGACGGGATCAGGGCACGGGTCACTGGTCGACGGGCAGGTGGCCCGGTGA
- a CDS encoding LLM class flavin-dependent oxidoreductase — MTRPLHLAVALDGAGWHPAAWRLPSARPAELLTAGYWVDLTRRAEEGLLDLVTFEDALALQGSTGPGGRPDGRTDEVRGRLDAVLVAARVAPLTSRIGLVPTATVTHTEPFHVSKAIATLDHVSEGRAGWRAQVSPRPEEAAHFGRRDVPRLDLRQRDDPAVAQLLQDLFDEAGDAVEVVRRLWDSWEDDAEIRDVATGRFVDRDKLHPVDFAGRWFHVRGPSITPRPPQGQPVVAALAHAAVPRAFAARAADVVFVTPFDNAGVASDVAEIAWHREAAGREGTGQGGAGHVWADLVVSLDPDADRAQRRWQQLEAWSGRPFSSDADVFVGTPQGLADLLLARAEAGLTGFRLRPAALPDDLDAIVDALVPELQHRGAFRTAYEADTLRGLLGLSRPLNRYAAEELR; from the coding sequence CCCCGCCGAGCTGCTGACCGCCGGCTACTGGGTCGACCTCACCCGGCGCGCCGAGGAGGGCCTGCTCGACCTCGTCACCTTCGAGGACGCGCTGGCTCTGCAGGGCTCGACCGGTCCCGGAGGACGGCCCGACGGCCGCACCGACGAGGTCCGCGGCCGCCTCGACGCCGTCCTGGTGGCCGCGCGGGTCGCCCCGCTGACCTCCCGCATCGGGCTGGTGCCGACCGCCACGGTCACCCACACCGAGCCGTTCCACGTCTCCAAGGCCATCGCGACGCTGGACCACGTGTCCGAGGGCCGGGCGGGCTGGCGGGCGCAGGTCTCGCCGCGGCCGGAGGAGGCGGCGCACTTCGGCCGGCGTGACGTCCCGCGGCTCGACCTGCGGCAGCGCGACGACCCCGCCGTCGCCCAGCTCCTGCAGGACCTGTTCGACGAGGCGGGCGACGCCGTCGAGGTCGTCCGCCGGCTCTGGGACAGCTGGGAGGACGACGCCGAGATCCGTGACGTCGCCACCGGCCGCTTCGTCGACCGCGACAAGCTCCACCCCGTCGACTTCGCGGGTCGCTGGTTCCACGTGCGGGGTCCCTCGATCACGCCGCGCCCGCCGCAGGGGCAACCGGTGGTCGCGGCCCTCGCCCACGCCGCCGTCCCGCGGGCCTTCGCCGCCCGCGCGGCCGACGTCGTCTTCGTCACCCCGTTCGACAACGCGGGCGTGGCGTCCGACGTCGCCGAGATCGCGTGGCACCGGGAGGCCGCCGGACGCGAGGGCACGGGGCAGGGGGGAGCGGGCCACGTGTGGGCCGACCTGGTCGTCTCGCTGGACCCCGACGCCGACCGCGCCCAACGCCGCTGGCAGCAGCTGGAGGCCTGGTCCGGCCGGCCGTTCAGCAGCGACGCCGACGTCTTCGTCGGCACCCCGCAAGGGCTGGCCGACCTGCTGCTGGCCCGGGCCGAGGCCGGCCTCACGGGCTTCCGGCTGCGGCCGGCCGCCCTCCCGGACGACCTCGACGCCATCGTCGACGCCCTCGTCCCCGAGCTGCAGCACCGCGGGGCGTTCCGCACGGCCTACGAGGCCGACACCCTGCGCGGCCTGCTCGGCCTGTCCCGCCCGCTCAACCGCTACGCCGCCGAGGAGCTCCGATGA